A section of the Polynucleobacter sp. AP-Jannik-300A-C4 genome encodes:
- the sdhC gene encoding succinate dehydrogenase, cytochrome b556 subunit produces the protein MVDAQQNTKKDRPVYRNIGLAQLIKYRLPWAGKVSILHRISGAALFLMLPFLLYLFDQSLASEMSYQKFQAITGHVLVKLVLLGLIWSFLHHFCAGIRYLLLDLEIGVEKADANRSAIFVFFLGLALTALVGLKLFGLY, from the coding sequence ATGGTTGATGCACAGCAAAACACAAAAAAAGATAGACCGGTTTATCGCAATATTGGTCTTGCCCAGCTAATTAAATACCGATTGCCTTGGGCTGGAAAAGTCTCCATTCTTCATCGAATTAGCGGGGCGGCACTGTTTTTGATGTTGCCTTTCTTGCTTTATCTTTTTGATCAAAGCCTAGCTTCAGAGATGAGTTACCAAAAATTCCAGGCAATCACTGGCCACGTGTTGGTAAAACTTGTTCTTTTGGGCTTAATTTGGTCTTTCTTGCACCATTTCTGCGCTGGTATCCGCTACCTCTTGCTTGATTTAGAGATTGGTGTTGAAAAGGCTGACGCTAATCGCTCAGCGATCTTTGTATTTTTCCTGGGCCTCGCTTTGACTGCGCTTGTTGGCCTCAAATTATTTGGCTTGTACTAA
- the sdhA gene encoding succinate dehydrogenase flavoprotein subunit: MTAIKKALPRRRFDAVIIGAGGSGMRASLQLAEAGLNVAVLTKVFPTRSHTVAAQGGIGASLGNMNEDNWHYHFYDTIKGSDWLGDQDVIEFMCREAPKVVYELEHFGMPFDRNPDGTIYQRPFGGHTANYGEKAVQRACAAADRTGHAMLHTLYQRNVRAKTNFFVEWLALDLIRDDAGDVVGVTALEMETGQVYILETKVVMMATGGAGRIWDASTNAFINTGDGMGLAARAGIPLEDMEFWQFHPTGVAGAGVLLTEGCRGEGGILRNKDGERFMERYAPTYKDLAPRDFVSRCMDQEIKEGRGCGPNGDYVVLDLTHIGAETIMKRLPSVYEIGINFANVDVTKEPIPVVPTIHYQMGGIPTNINGQVVVPGNGKHNEIVNGLYAIGECSCVSVHGANRLGTNSLLDLLVFGRAAGNHIVAMDLKNREFKPLPANAGEQTMARIAALDNSTSGEYAQDVANDIRKTMQKYAGVFRNQELMDEGVRQMAKLTERAKHLWLKDKSEIFNTARIEALEVANLIEAANATMISAAARTESRGAHSHDDHQHRDDDNWMKHTLWYSEGNRLDYKPVVLKPLTVESFPPKERTF; this comes from the coding sequence ATGACCGCGATTAAAAAAGCATTGCCACGCCGCCGTTTCGACGCGGTAATTATTGGTGCAGGTGGTTCAGGTATGCGCGCTTCTTTGCAATTAGCGGAAGCTGGCCTGAACGTTGCGGTATTAACTAAAGTTTTCCCAACACGCTCACATACAGTGGCTGCGCAGGGTGGTATCGGTGCTTCACTCGGTAATATGAATGAAGATAACTGGCACTATCACTTTTACGACACGATTAAAGGTTCAGACTGGTTAGGTGACCAAGACGTGATCGAGTTCATGTGCCGCGAAGCTCCTAAAGTCGTTTACGAGTTAGAGCATTTTGGTATGCCTTTTGACCGTAACCCAGACGGTACGATTTATCAGCGCCCATTTGGTGGTCATACAGCCAACTATGGTGAAAAAGCTGTTCAACGTGCTTGCGCAGCAGCTGACCGCACTGGTCATGCCATGTTGCACACTTTGTATCAGCGTAACGTGCGTGCAAAGACTAATTTCTTTGTTGAGTGGTTAGCCTTAGATCTCATTCGTGATGATGCTGGTGACGTTGTTGGTGTTACTGCGCTTGAAATGGAAACCGGCCAGGTTTACATTCTCGAAACTAAAGTGGTCATGATGGCTACTGGCGGTGCAGGTCGTATTTGGGATGCATCTACCAACGCCTTTATTAATACTGGCGACGGTATGGGTCTAGCAGCACGCGCAGGTATTCCATTGGAAGACATGGAATTCTGGCAATTCCACCCAACTGGCGTAGCTGGTGCAGGTGTGTTGTTGACTGAGGGTTGCCGTGGTGAAGGCGGCATCTTGCGTAACAAGGATGGCGAGCGCTTTATGGAGCGTTATGCACCAACTTATAAAGACTTAGCACCACGCGATTTCGTTTCTCGCTGTATGGACCAAGAGATTAAAGAAGGTCGTGGCTGTGGACCGAATGGCGATTATGTAGTGCTCGACTTAACGCACATCGGTGCCGAGACCATCATGAAGCGTTTGCCTTCTGTTTATGAAATCGGTATTAATTTTGCTAACGTTGACGTTACCAAAGAGCCTATTCCAGTTGTGCCAACAATTCACTATCAGATGGGCGGTATTCCTACCAACATCAATGGTCAAGTTGTTGTGCCGGGCAATGGAAAACACAACGAGATCGTTAACGGTCTCTATGCAATCGGCGAGTGCTCTTGCGTATCAGTTCACGGTGCAAACCGTTTGGGTACTAACTCATTACTGGACTTGCTGGTGTTTGGTCGTGCGGCTGGCAATCACATTGTTGCAATGGACCTCAAGAATCGTGAGTTCAAGCCATTGCCTGCTAATGCTGGCGAGCAAACAATGGCTCGTATTGCTGCTCTTGATAACTCGACTTCAGGTGAGTATGCACAAGATGTTGCAAATGACATTCGCAAAACCATGCAGAAATACGCCGGTGTATTCCGTAACCAAGAGTTGATGGATGAAGGTGTTCGTCAGATGGCAAAGCTCACTGAGCGTGCTAAACATTTATGGCTTAAAGACAAGTCTGAAATTTTCAACACTGCTCGTATCGAGGCTTTGGAAGTTGCTAACTTGATCGAAGCTGCAAACGCAACCATGATTTCAGCAGCAGCGCGTACTGAAAGTCGTGGCGCACACTCACATGATGATCATCAACATCGTGATGATGACAACTGGATGAAGCACACGCTTTGGTATAGCGAGGGCAATCGCTTGGATTACAAGCCGGTTGTTCTGAAGCCATTGACCGTTGAGTCTTTCCCACCTAAAGAACGTACTTTCTAA
- a CDS encoding malate dehydrogenase, which translates to MAKAPMRVAVTGAAGQIGYSLLFRIANGDLLGKDQPVILQLLEIPDEKAQKALAGVMMELDDCAFPLLAGMTAHSDPMTAFKDIDVALLVGARPRGPGMERKDLLSANAQIFTAQGKALNAVAKKTVKVLVVGNPANTNAYIAMKSAPDIPAKNFTAMLRLDHNRALSQLASKLNKPVADIEKLVVWGNHSPTMYPDYRFATVDGKSVKDSINDPAWNKDTFIPTVGKRGAAIIEARGLSSAASAANAAIDHMHDWVLGTNGKWVTMGIPSKGEYGIPAEVIYGYPVICENGEYKMVEGLEIDEFSRERMNHTLNELLEEQAGVKHLLS; encoded by the coding sequence ATGGCAAAAGCCCCAATGCGTGTTGCAGTCACCGGTGCAGCCGGTCAAATCGGTTATTCCCTCCTTTTTCGCATCGCTAATGGCGATTTATTAGGCAAAGATCAGCCAGTAATCCTCCAGTTACTAGAGATTCCAGACGAAAAGGCTCAAAAAGCCTTAGCTGGCGTGATGATGGAATTAGATGATTGCGCATTCCCATTGTTGGCTGGTATGACAGCCCACTCTGACCCGATGACTGCATTCAAGGATATTGATGTTGCCTTGTTGGTTGGTGCACGTCCTCGTGGCCCTGGCATGGAGCGCAAAGATTTGCTCTCAGCCAATGCTCAGATTTTTACTGCCCAAGGTAAAGCTTTAAATGCAGTAGCTAAGAAAACTGTGAAAGTATTAGTTGTTGGTAACCCAGCAAATACCAATGCATACATCGCCATGAAGTCTGCTCCAGATATTCCTGCAAAGAATTTCACTGCAATGTTGCGCCTCGATCACAACCGCGCGCTCTCTCAATTGGCTAGCAAACTCAATAAGCCAGTTGCTGATATTGAGAAATTGGTTGTTTGGGGTAACCACAGCCCAACAATGTACCCAGACTATCGTTTTGCAACAGTTGATGGCAAGTCTGTCAAAGACAGCATTAATGACCCAGCTTGGAATAAAGACACATTCATTCCTACAGTTGGCAAACGTGGCGCCGCCATTATTGAGGCTCGCGGTCTCTCTTCTGCAGCATCTGCTGCGAATGCAGCAATCGATCACATGCATGACTGGGTTCTGGGCACAAATGGCAAGTGGGTCACCATGGGCATTCCTTCCAAAGGTGAATATGGCATTCCAGCTGAAGTGATTTACGGCTACCCAGTCATTTGCGAAAATGGTGAATACAAAATGGTTGAAGGCTTAGAAATCGATGAGTTCTCACGTGAGCGCATGAATCACACATTGAACGAATTGCTTGAAGAGCAAGCAGGCGTTAAACACCTTCTTTCTTAA
- the yaaA gene encoding peroxide stress protein YaaA has translation MLIVLSPAKSLDYKTPVKVKAPTLPEFVSESAKLIADLKKLSPQEVANLMGLSDQLAALNVGRYRDWSKKFTEENSRPAIYAFNGDVYDGFDVKTLNQKTLDFAQDHIRILSGLYGALRPLDLMQPYRLEMGTSFQNARGKDLYAFWGERVTNSLKAVLEKQKKPFLLNLASEEYFKVLQAKNLDCPVISPVFQDGKDGKYKIISFYAKRARGLMARYVVENRISNPVDLKGFNLDGYKYVASESTEEKPLFRRPERR, from the coding sequence ATGCTGATCGTCCTTTCACCTGCTAAATCCTTAGATTACAAAACACCGGTCAAGGTCAAGGCTCCGACTCTCCCGGAATTCGTCTCTGAATCTGCAAAGTTGATAGCGGATCTCAAGAAGCTCTCGCCTCAGGAAGTCGCTAATCTCATGGGGCTGTCAGATCAATTGGCTGCGCTGAATGTGGGGCGCTACCGTGACTGGTCTAAAAAATTTACTGAAGAAAATAGTAGGCCAGCGATTTACGCCTTTAATGGTGACGTCTATGATGGTTTTGATGTTAAGACGCTAAATCAAAAGACCCTTGATTTTGCGCAAGACCATATTCGCATTCTTTCGGGTTTGTATGGTGCTCTTCGCCCCCTGGATCTAATGCAGCCTTATCGCCTGGAAATGGGCACCTCCTTTCAAAATGCTCGAGGTAAAGACTTATATGCGTTTTGGGGTGAGCGTGTTACCAATTCCTTAAAGGCAGTGCTGGAGAAGCAGAAGAAGCCTTTTCTCCTCAATTTAGCCTCTGAAGAGTACTTTAAGGTCTTGCAGGCGAAGAACTTGGATTGCCCAGTCATCTCCCCCGTATTTCAGGATGGCAAAGACGGCAAATACAAAATCATTTCCTTCTATGCCAAGCGGGCTAGGGGCTTGATGGCGCGCTATGTGGTCGAGAACCGTATATCTAATCCAGTGGATCTAAAAGGCTTCAATTTAGATGGTTACAAATATGTTGCCTCTGAATCTACAGAAGAAAAGCCGCTATTTAGACGTCCCGAAAGAAGGTAG
- a CDS encoding DUF2863 family protein, with protein MAVHRTKSSQRSSPDVERLVADAISLAASGSHIEDQFWEERLNVRLMRLLKSQNQNVIDAALDQTFRINTVAFEVLADCAETLAESLLMEHEGQNWDVLLLALPIVAHTRYQIPSGALSVSVIESTAAALHSSITSTDARLSIVPWLYSIDQMPHSHCQTRLLTEALASAAISASEVKLELREMSETIAVLADPRFIIAAVAAPSGSPLFRWQADAPTRQERGVSLIGWQNMMQEPIAALLPGCEFELLLPEAYFTNCRLADKQVRPLSIRAAVNFLESTLGVLPAGLSCVVGAFGEDQADEYRISFSLKGSSEVVYGVIWPLYDRESVANDALNDLSDDESPMKRIADALRDAGVEDVFRHAMLFDPELCDDCGAPLFPDRSGDAVHAELPDDAPTQQPLFH; from the coding sequence ATGGCTGTTCATCGCACTAAATCCTCGCAACGCTCCTCACCAGATGTCGAGCGCCTAGTTGCGGACGCTATTTCCTTGGCAGCTTCCGGGAGTCACATTGAGGATCAGTTTTGGGAGGAACGTTTAAATGTTCGCCTAATGCGTCTTCTCAAAAGCCAAAATCAAAATGTGATTGATGCAGCTCTCGATCAAACATTTCGAATTAATACGGTGGCCTTCGAGGTACTTGCAGACTGTGCTGAGACCCTGGCTGAGTCTTTGCTAATGGAGCATGAGGGCCAGAACTGGGATGTTCTTTTATTGGCTTTACCTATTGTTGCTCATACCCGCTATCAGATTCCTTCTGGCGCTCTTTCAGTGAGCGTCATTGAATCTACAGCCGCTGCATTACATAGCTCAATCACTTCCACTGATGCACGCTTATCCATCGTTCCCTGGCTTTACAGCATTGATCAGATGCCACACTCACATTGCCAAACACGCCTGCTTACTGAGGCCTTAGCAAGCGCTGCTATTAGCGCTAGTGAGGTCAAGTTAGAGTTGCGAGAGATGTCGGAGACCATTGCAGTTTTGGCTGATCCACGTTTTATTATTGCAGCTGTTGCCGCACCTTCCGGCTCACCACTTTTCCGGTGGCAAGCTGATGCGCCAACACGTCAAGAGCGTGGCGTCAGCTTGATAGGTTGGCAAAACATGATGCAAGAACCTATTGCGGCACTTTTGCCTGGTTGCGAGTTTGAGCTCTTATTACCTGAAGCATATTTTACAAATTGCCGATTAGCAGATAAGCAGGTACGTCCATTAAGCATTCGGGCTGCCGTGAACTTTCTTGAAAGTACGCTTGGAGTTCTTCCGGCTGGATTATCCTGTGTCGTTGGTGCATTCGGTGAAGATCAAGCTGATGAGTATCGAATCTCCTTTAGCTTAAAGGGCTCCTCTGAGGTTGTGTATGGTGTGATTTGGCCTTTATACGACCGAGAGAGTGTTGCTAATGATGCCCTGAATGATTTATCGGACGATGAGAGTCCGATGAAGCGAATCGCCGACGCCCTTAGGGATGCGGGTGTTGAAGATGTCTTCCGTCATGCAATGCTATTTGACCCAGAGCTCTGTGATGATTGCGGAGCCCCTCTGTTTCCAGATCGATCGGGTGACGCCGTCCATGCAGAGTTGCCTGATGACGCGCCCACCCAACAGCCTTTATTTCATTAG
- the sdhD gene encoding succinate dehydrogenase, hydrophobic membrane anchor protein: MPIYQIGPKRLVVGAHYGLKEWIIQRATAIVMVVFTVVLLVDYCITGSATYEGWAGLFSNQLMKLLTLLFFISLFYHAWIGIRDIWMDYIKPVSIRLTLQVLTVLYLVACAAYAVQILWKV, encoded by the coding sequence ATGCCTATTTATCAAATTGGACCGAAGCGCTTAGTTGTTGGCGCCCATTACGGCCTTAAAGAGTGGATTATTCAGCGTGCTACTGCCATTGTGATGGTGGTATTCACAGTCGTTTTACTGGTTGACTATTGCATTACTGGTAGCGCGACATATGAAGGTTGGGCTGGATTGTTTAGCAATCAGCTCATGAAGCTATTGACGCTTTTATTCTTTATTAGCTTGTTCTATCACGCTTGGATTGGTATCCGCGATATCTGGATGGATTACATCAAGCCCGTCAGTATTCGTTTAACACTGCAAGTGTTAACTGTGTTGTATCTCGTAGCCTGTGCGGCTTATGCCGTACAAATTTTGTGGAAAGTGTAA
- a CDS encoding GntR family transcriptional regulator has protein sequence MSLISEPIASFSPLYEQIKAMILASLQASEWLPGDAIPSEMELAARYAVSQGTVRKAIDELAAQNLLVRRQGKGTFVATHQEEDFQYRFLRLEPDSGEKLHLRNQFLACEIAQSDAYIAKLLKLKAGDPIIRIDRVQSSAGRPIVFEEIWLPEGRFEGLTLEALNAWPGPMYAFYESEYATHMVRAEEKIKAVLANSDLAKHLQVQEGSALLSVERVAFTYGNKPVEIRRARYDTSDQHYDNKLN, from the coding sequence TTGTCACTAATATCTGAACCAATTGCCTCATTTAGTCCTCTTTATGAGCAAATTAAAGCCATGATTTTGGCAAGTTTGCAGGCCTCAGAATGGTTGCCTGGGGATGCCATCCCTAGTGAGATGGAGCTTGCAGCTCGATATGCAGTCAGCCAGGGAACCGTGCGCAAGGCAATTGATGAGTTGGCCGCACAAAATTTACTGGTGCGACGTCAAGGCAAGGGTACCTTCGTAGCCACCCACCAAGAAGAAGACTTTCAGTATCGTTTTTTACGCTTAGAGCCTGATTCTGGTGAGAAGTTGCACCTCAGAAACCAGTTTTTAGCCTGTGAAATCGCACAATCCGATGCCTATATAGCTAAATTGCTTAAATTAAAGGCAGGGGACCCCATTATTCGAATTGACCGCGTGCAAAGCTCTGCGGGGCGCCCAATCGTATTTGAGGAGATTTGGTTGCCGGAAGGGCGCTTTGAAGGGCTGACGCTTGAAGCCCTTAATGCTTGGCCTGGTCCCATGTATGCATTTTATGAAAGTGAATACGCCACTCATATGGTGAGGGCGGAAGAAAAAATTAAGGCAGTTTTAGCGAATTCAGATCTTGCTAAGCATCTTCAGGTTCAGGAGGGCTCTGCCTTGTTGTCGGTTGAACGTGTTGCATTTACCTACGGGAATAAACCAGTAGAAATTCGGCGTGCAAGGTACGACACTTCTGATCAGCACTACGACAATAAATTGAACTAG